The following proteins come from a genomic window of Desulfobacterales bacterium:
- a CDS encoding 4Fe-4S binding protein: MKELVVISGKGGTGKTSLTAAFAALADNAVLCDADVDAADLHLLASPRILERNDFQSGGVAEITPSLCSQCGLCREKCRFDAILETFEVDEISCEGCGVCVWLCPESAIEFKEKVCGEWFLSDTRFGPMVHARLGIAEENSGKLVSLVRKEAKQLAEKQDRNLIITDGPPGVGCPVIASIGGATAVLIVTEPTVSGLHDMERVAQLAAHFKVPALLCVNKYDLNPEKTLAIETLAAEMGIKVLEAIPFDPVMIRAMVQEQTVLEYDAASEISHVIRRIWEAIGVHMAGILR; encoded by the coding sequence ATGAAAGAACTCGTTGTCATCAGCGGAAAAGGCGGAACCGGAAAAACCAGCCTGACCGCGGCGTTTGCCGCGTTGGCGGATAACGCGGTGCTTTGTGACGCGGATGTGGATGCGGCGGATCTTCACCTGCTGGCCTCACCACGGATACTTGAAAGAAATGACTTTCAAAGCGGCGGGGTGGCAGAGATCACCCCTTCCCTTTGTTCGCAATGCGGCCTTTGCCGCGAAAAATGCCGATTTGATGCGATTCTGGAGACATTTGAAGTCGATGAGATCAGCTGCGAAGGATGCGGGGTGTGTGTGTGGCTTTGCCCGGAAAGCGCGATCGAATTCAAGGAGAAGGTTTGTGGGGAATGGTTTCTTTCGGACACGCGCTTCGGCCCGATGGTGCATGCACGGCTTGGTATTGCCGAGGAAAATTCCGGAAAACTGGTGTCGCTTGTTCGAAAAGAAGCCAAGCAGCTTGCCGAAAAGCAGGATCGGAACCTGATCATTACCGATGGTCCGCCCGGCGTCGGTTGCCCGGTGATTGCGTCCATTGGCGGTGCAACGGCTGTCTTGATTGTTACGGAGCCAACTGTTTCCGGACTGCATGATATGGAGCGGGTGGCTCAGTTGGCGGCGCATTTTAAAGTGCCGGCCCTTTTGTGCGTCAATAAATATGATCTGAATCCGGAGAAGACGCTGGCGATTGAGACCCTGGCGGCTGAGATGGGTATCAAGGTCCTTGAGGCCATTCCGTTTGACCCGGTTATGATTCGCGCCATGGTTCAGGAGCAAACGGTTCTTGAGTACGATGCCGCATCCGAGATCAGCCATGTCATTCGCCGAATATGGGAAGCGATCGGGGTTCACATGGCCGGGATTTTGCGATAA
- a CDS encoding NifB/NifX family molybdenum-iron cluster-binding protein — protein MQKGRIAVPSLNEGGLDGQRAGHFGHCDVFTLIDVENGQIKEVTTLQNQAHVQGGCMVPVNLLASNQVTALVVGGIGLRPLMGFQQVGIDVYHDAERPLIRPVVEDLISGKLPLIAEDQVCGGGRAAG, from the coding sequence ATGCAAAAAGGAAGAATTGCGGTGCCATCGTTAAACGAAGGCGGGTTGGATGGGCAGCGCGCGGGCCATTTCGGTCACTGTGACGTGTTCACTTTGATCGATGTGGAAAATGGACAGATCAAAGAGGTGACCACCTTGCAGAATCAGGCGCATGTGCAGGGCGGTTGCATGGTTCCGGTGAACTTGCTGGCATCCAACCAGGTAACGGCATTGGTTGTCGGTGGGATCGGGTTGCGGCCGTTGATGGGGTTTCAGCAGGTGGGCATCGATGTCTATCATGACGCGGAGCGTCCGTTGATTCGCCCCGTCGTGGAGGATCTCATTTCGGGTAAACTTCCGTTAATCGCGGAAGATCAAGTCTGCGGCGGCGGGCGAGCTGCCGGCTGA
- a CDS encoding tetrathionate reductase family octaheme c-type cytochrome: MANTSNWCRCTSCHAGYGWEDATFDFTNAFRIDCLICHDTTRTYEKIPTACGKEKPGLNLVNIAQTVGKPSRATCGACHFCGGGCDGVKHGDLDSTMISPDRSHDVHMGGKDFSCQECHKTTEHKIAGASTTCAVSEGRVRCEDCHPARPHDNDNPVLKTLNDHGDAIACQTCHIPVVSKAKPTMIFWDWSKAGDTTRSNTEEIQADGTIVSYNKIKGEMITRKNIKPDYAWYNGMHRRYLLGDPVNRSGSTCLNPPLGNINDPKAKITPYKRHHGVQPADAEYGYLVVPKLFKGYWDHFDWNKATEDGMKAAGLKYSGKLAFVKTDMYWRLNHEIAPKENALSCTDCHRKDGVIDFKALGYAGDPAVTGGRKTLNAWRQ, translated from the coding sequence ATGGCGAATACATCAAACTGGTGCAGGTGCACCAGCTGCCATGCGGGTTATGGATGGGAAGACGCCACCTTTGATTTTACGAATGCATTCAGAATCGATTGTCTGATCTGTCACGACACCACGCGAACCTATGAAAAGATACCCACTGCCTGCGGCAAGGAAAAACCGGGGCTGAATCTGGTAAACATTGCGCAAACCGTCGGTAAACCCTCGCGCGCAACCTGCGGAGCCTGTCATTTCTGTGGTGGCGGCTGTGACGGCGTCAAACATGGCGACCTCGATTCCACGATGATATCTCCCGACCGGTCCCACGATGTCCATATGGGCGGCAAGGATTTTTCCTGCCAGGAATGTCACAAGACGACCGAGCATAAAATCGCCGGCGCCAGCACCACCTGCGCCGTCAGCGAAGGCCGGGTCCGCTGTGAAGATTGTCACCCCGCCAGGCCCCACGACAATGACAATCCCGTCTTAAAGACGCTTAACGATCACGGGGACGCCATCGCCTGCCAGACCTGCCATATTCCGGTGGTTTCAAAGGCGAAACCCACAATGATCTTCTGGGACTGGTCAAAAGCCGGGGATACCACACGAAGTAATACTGAAGAAATTCAAGCCGACGGCACCATCGTCTCCTATAACAAAATAAAGGGGGAAATGATCACCCGAAAAAACATCAAACCGGACTACGCCTGGTATAACGGCATGCATCGCCGATATCTGCTGGGTGATCCGGTCAACAGGAGCGGTTCGACATGCCTCAACCCGCCGCTCGGAAATATCAACGACCCGAAGGCAAAAATCACCCCGTACAAACGGCACCACGGGGTACAGCCGGCGGATGCCGAATACGGGTATCTGGTTGTGCCAAAGCTCTTTAAAGGCTATTGGGATCATTTTGACTGGAACAAGGCGACCGAGGACGGCATGAAAGCAGCCGGCCTGAAATACAGCGGAAAGCTGGCTTTCGTCAAAACGGACATGTATTGGCGCTTGAATCATGAAATCGCCCCCAAGGAAAACGCGCTCTCCTGCACCGACTGTCACCGGAAAGACGGCGTTATCGACTTTAAGGCACTTGGCTATGCGGGTGATCCGGCCGTTACCGGCGGCCGAAAGACTTTGAACGCATGGCGGCAATAA
- a CDS encoding NifB/NifX family molybdenum-iron cluster-binding protein encodes MKVALTVWGDRISPLFDAARELLIVEIQDAVVVSRRHEPIVLNGPLRLAERLAQQQIDVLICGAISELPARLIEAAGVKLVPFIAGAANDVLHSFAKGGEIVSAFSMPGCGCKKKAACRNRQNRSISPKMPVLSRK; translated from the coding sequence ATGAAAGTTGCGTTGACAGTTTGGGGAGATCGGATTTCACCGCTGTTTGATGCCGCCCGCGAACTCCTGATCGTAGAGATTCAGGACGCCGTCGTGGTCAGTCGTCGGCATGAACCGATCGTTCTCAATGGCCCGTTGCGTTTGGCTGAACGATTGGCTCAGCAGCAAATCGACGTTTTGATTTGCGGCGCCATTTCGGAGCTGCCGGCGCGTTTGATTGAGGCTGCCGGCGTCAAACTCGTTCCATTTATTGCCGGAGCGGCCAACGATGTGCTTCATTCCTTTGCGAAGGGGGGAGAGATTGTTTCCGCTTTTTCAATGCCGGGGTGTGGTTGCAAGAAAAAGGCTGCTTGCAGAAATCGCCAAAACAGGTCAATATCCCCAAAAATGCCGGTACTTAGCAGAAAGTAG
- a CDS encoding ATP-binding protein: protein MIISIASGKGGTGKTTVAVSMALALDAPVRILDCDVEEPNVHLFLHPEILEETTVAVPIPEIDDKACTRCGKCAEICRFNAIAVMGKVILTFPELCHGCGGCMEICPENAVSEGARPVGVIQSGHSNGIEFVHGKLRIGEAMSPPLIRAVRERVRLDMPNIIDAPPGTSCPVIAAVKGTDFVLMVTEPTPFGLHDLKLAVEAVKLLGLRHGLVINRSDMGDSQVHTYAKEENIPILMEIPFDRRIAVAYSKGLPIVEALPEWKDKFSALFKQIESIIQGKGGV, encoded by the coding sequence ATGATTATCAGCATTGCGAGTGGAAAAGGCGGCACCGGTAAAACCACTGTCGCCGTCAGTATGGCGCTGGCGCTTGACGCCCCCGTGCGGATTTTGGATTGTGACGTGGAAGAGCCAAATGTCCATCTGTTTTTGCATCCCGAGATTCTGGAAGAAACCACGGTGGCGGTACCCATACCGGAAATCGATGACAAGGCCTGCACGCGGTGCGGCAAATGCGCGGAAATTTGCCGCTTTAACGCCATTGCGGTGATGGGTAAGGTGATTTTGACCTTTCCGGAGCTGTGCCACGGGTGCGGCGGTTGTATGGAGATTTGCCCGGAAAACGCCGTCTCCGAAGGGGCCAGACCCGTTGGTGTGATTCAATCCGGTCATAGCAACGGCATCGAATTTGTTCATGGAAAATTGCGGATCGGTGAGGCCATGTCGCCACCGTTGATCCGGGCCGTTCGGGAGCGGGTGCGGCTCGATATGCCCAATATTATCGATGCGCCGCCCGGTACATCCTGTCCGGTAATCGCCGCGGTGAAGGGGACGGACTTTGTGTTGATGGTTACCGAACCGACGCCATTCGGTCTTCACGATCTGAAATTGGCGGTGGAGGCCGTTAAGTTGTTGGGGCTGCGCCATGGTCTGGTGATCAACCGATCCGATATGGGGGATTCGCAGGTGCATACCTATGCGAAGGAAGAAAATATACCGATTTTGATGGAAATCCCTTTTGATCGGCGAATTGCGGTCGCCTACTCGAAAGGGTTACCGATAGTGGAGGCCCTCCCGGAGTGGAAGGATAAATTTTCAGCATTATTCAAACAGATTGAATCCATCATTCAGGGGAAGGGGGGGGTCTGA
- a CDS encoding iron-sulfur cluster assembly scaffold protein, which translates to MNQIFDVHGPNEGLHCDEDEGRGASKAGYSDVAIKYYTDKPYWGVLPDADLTAELTGTCGDSMTVYLKLANGVITDVRFLVLGCAGAISAAMALGDIVRGKTLKQARLINDGDVFKVLQEIPVQKHHCIQLAVKTLHGALDSALKT; encoded by the coding sequence ATGAACCAAATTTTTGATGTACATGGCCCGAATGAGGGATTGCACTGTGATGAGGATGAGGGGCGGGGCGCTTCAAAAGCCGGTTATTCGGATGTGGCGATAAAGTATTATACGGACAAACCGTATTGGGGCGTGTTGCCCGATGCGGACTTGACGGCGGAATTGACCGGCACCTGCGGCGACAGCATGACCGTTTATCTCAAATTGGCGAATGGGGTTATCACCGATGTGAGATTTCTTGTGCTCGGTTGTGCCGGTGCGATCAGTGCGGCCATGGCCCTGGGCGATATTGTCAGGGGAAAGACCCTGAAACAGGCCCGCTTGATTAACGATGGGGATGTGTTCAAGGTGCTCCAGGAGATCCCCGTTCAAAAGCATCATTGCATTCAATTGGCGGTGAAAACCTTGCATGGCGCGCTGGACAGTGCTTTGAAAACCTGA
- a CDS encoding response regulator — MTDLLIVTSTPDAFSEFTQALSSRSDIRLVQADSGAHALGMIPEKRFDLVVIDETLGDMTGLAFTEKLVKRNPMLNLALVSALPEKKFHEASEGLGVLAQLTPRPNGSEADRLMEQLDMITKQLVR, encoded by the coding sequence ATGACTGATTTACTTATTGTTACTAGCACCCCCGACGCCTTTTCAGAATTTACGCAGGCGCTCTCCTCGCGCAGCGATATTCGTCTGGTGCAAGCGGATTCGGGTGCGCACGCGTTAGGGATGATTCCCGAAAAGCGATTTGATCTGGTGGTGATCGATGAAACACTTGGCGATATGACGGGGTTGGCTTTTACGGAAAAACTGGTGAAGCGCAACCCCATGCTCAACCTGGCCCTTGTCAGTGCATTGCCGGAAAAGAAATTTCATGAGGCCAGCGAAGGCTTGGGCGTACTCGCGCAACTTACCCCCCGGCCGAACGGGTCCGAAGCGGATCGGCTGATGGAACAGTTGGACATGATCACCAAGCAACTGGTGAGATAA
- a CDS encoding zinc ribbon domain-containing protein: MPLYEYLCMECGKSFELLVLGNSETPRCKDCGSDRLQKLLSAHSGASGPVSGGRLPGAGDTTCCGASPDHAGCAGPGSCCGRG; encoded by the coding sequence ATGCCGTTATACGAGTATTTGTGCATGGAATGCGGAAAATCTTTTGAATTACTGGTGCTGGGAAACTCGGAAACACCGCGGTGCAAGGATTGCGGTAGTGATCGACTGCAAAAGCTGCTTTCCGCGCATTCTGGCGCCTCAGGACCCGTGAGCGGCGGTCGGTTGCCGGGCGCCGGTGATACCACCTGTTGCGGCGCTTCGCCGGACCATGCGGGTTGCGCCGGCCCCGGCAGTTGCTGTGGCCGCGGATAA
- a CDS encoding NifB/NifX family molybdenum-iron cluster-binding protein: MKIAVTSSGTDLNAAVDPRFGRAAYILIVDADTLAYEVLDNKDNINAFKGAGIQAASMVCEKGATVLLTGYCGPNAFKALSAAEIKVVQNATGTVKEALSQFKAGKLTVADAPNAEGYEM; the protein is encoded by the coding sequence ATGAAAATTGCAGTCACCTCATCAGGCACCGATCTGAATGCCGCGGTGGATCCCCGGTTTGGAAGGGCAGCGTATATTCTGATTGTGGATGCGGATACCCTGGCGTATGAAGTTCTTGATAATAAAGACAATATAAATGCCTTTAAGGGCGCGGGCATTCAGGCGGCCAGCATGGTTTGCGAAAAGGGCGCCACGGTTTTGTTAACCGGTTATTGTGGCCCCAATGCGTTTAAAGCATTGTCGGCTGCTGAGATAAAGGTTGTACAAAATGCAACCGGCACGGTAAAAGAGGCGCTTTCCCAGTTTAAAGCGGGAAAGTTGACAGTTGCCGATGCGCCCAATGCGGAAGGCTACGAGATGTAA